In Montipora capricornis isolate CH-2021 chromosome 4, ASM3666992v2, whole genome shotgun sequence, the DNA window TCGAACGTTTAAATAATTATTCAGTATACGTTTATTGTGGTCGCATTGAATGTGTTCTCTGATTCTCTTAACACATTTGAAAATTCAGGCTTAAATTACTTTACAGATTTGTATATAATGTCAAGTATGATTTGACTTTTATGTCCTaaacatttattttgctttgttatttttatctaCAAGCCTTCTTTAGATGTTGCTGTCCCTGCTGTCTTCGCGGGGAACCAGAGGAGAAGACGCGTGTGAAGGTGTCTTACGGCAGCTCTGGCTCACCAAAACAAGAACCAGAAGAAACAAGGGCTTTGCTCAAACCTGAGGAGAAACATGACGATGCGATAAATGAAAACGGGGATACAGTAAAAGAGAAGGAAGAGCAGCCTTCGCATCAGAATCAAAACGATAACGAAGTGGGAAAGGAGCATAACAAAGAAAATGCCGACAAAGATGACGCTGAGATTACGAATGGAGGCGTTAACAAAGACACCAATGCAGACGGCGAGAAGGGTGAACGAGTGGCGATGAAAACTGTGACAACAGCTGCAACAAAAACGACCAAGGCGGGCGATGAATCATCGAAAAATCTAACGAGAGACATGTTAGAGAAGACACAAAACAAATCAAACAGCAATGAAGACGAGGAAACTGAAATCGTGGAGTTCGTGGACAAGAATGGACGACGCGTAAGAcgaaaaattgtgaaaaaagtTGTAACAACAACTATTTCAACAAAGAAAGGTTCAAACAAAGATAGTTCCAAACCAGAAACCGTGACTGGTGGTGATAACGATGGTGACAAGTACAGCTCGGTATACAAGAGCACTGTCGTGACTAAAACGACAGGAGGAGGCGAGAAAGGAAGTGTAGTCGAACGCTTTACGACGTCCTCAGACGACAAAGACCCGATTATGGTTGTTAAGAGAGACCGTCAAATTAACATGCCCGATTGGATGGAAGAAGGCAAATCGCCAGGAACAAAGTCTCAAGATAACGATGGTGACAAGTACAGTTCGGTATACAAGAGCACTGTCGTGACTAAAACGACAGGAGGAGGCGAGAACGGAAGTGTAGTCGAACGCTTTACGACGTCCTCAGACGACAAAGACCCGATTATGGTTGTTAAGAGAGACCGTCAAATTAACATGCCCGATTGGATGGAAGAAGGCAAATCGCCAGGAACAAAGTCTCAAGATGTCAGTAATTCAAATATcagaatttttttgaaatatcCCGGAAATGACGCCAAAGACAAAAGAGAACAAGACGAAATAGCGAACGAGAGCAAGATCCTACCTGAAGTCGCGAAACAAGACAAACCCGATATTTTTCTCCTTGATCTTGAGAATGTGGTGAAGGAAATAGAGAAGGAGAAATCAGAAGTGAAAAAGATGGACCAGGAAGTGAAACCGGTAGCACCAGAACCTACTTCCGGTAGCGATGACGAAGACGAAAGTGAAGACGAAGATGAAGAAGGAGAATACGACGAATTCGAAGAGGAATTAGTAATCATAGAAGTCAATAGAAAATATCGTTATCCCAAGGGACTGGAGGTACCAAAGTCAGAGCCTGAAAAAGTCGGAATACCCATTGAAGACCTCCTAAATGTTCCCACAATGCAATTGGAGCAAGAATCGGCTCCAGATGAAAAGTTGGTGATCGAAGAAAAAATCGTGCCCGTTGAATTTGATATTGAATACACTCCCACGACAAGACTGGACTTTGATTAACAGTACACCTACAACTCTGCAGTCTCATCAAGTAGGTTTCATGGTCGCTATAGATATTATGCTTTTATTTTGAATGACGATAAAGGAATCCGGATTTCAGTACCAAGAGAGTCCCAAAGCGCATTCCCAGTTCACCTTCTTGGGAGCGAAACGTTGTCAATTACGTGGGCTGATTATAATTTTCTATAAATTAATTTCACATTAATCTTTCATGAGGGACCTGTTAACACAGGAACTTGATCAGAAGCCCTTAGAATCACAATAGAGACTAGCACTACCGTAGTTCAAGTTATGTACGCCAGATTTTTTACTGATAGAATGGAATCGATACTACGCAAAGATAAGGGTGACAACTTGTATTTTGGCAGCGAATCTGGAGCAGCTCTTGTGAGACTGGATGGAACTTCAAGGTTGCGTGTAGGTCAGATAAGAAGTATATGTGTTTGGTGAACACTGGAAGGATGCATGCAGTGTTCGCATCATTAAGCTATTGGTAATTTTGCCGGTTTATTAGCATCCGACGGGCTTTCGTCCATTGTTCCACAAGGGATCGTCATCATTTTACACAAAATCTCAGGTTGAAATGGCAATTGCACGTGGATTGAAAATTGATAATTAAGTCGTGCGAGAGTGGCAGTAATAATTTGATCTTTAAAAGTTAAAGTAGCATTGTTTGCAAAACGTGTTTCAAAAGAAGAGTTCAATTTAATTTCGTACATTAACTGATTTAATGTCGGTATCGGTGGATGTCGAAGGTACCGCGCTctttcaaccccccccccccccctcccttcctctctgtcagtgctccattttacgggtatttaaagcaaaagctacacggatcagaggaaagtcgaaatagacgttgaagtcacagaggatcgaactggggacctcttgctccgaaTTCCGCgcacaaccaactgagctacgcccgCTTCCTTTaacgaattctcacggctggactggatctagcatgaaatggaggctaatgcgggcaaatcttttcaaatgcaaattaatttgcccgcattagcctccatttcatgctagatccagtccagctgtgagaatacgaaactggcctatttccGTAGGTTGCCAAGAGTTAATTAGATAaggtgttgatctatcactttgcggccttgcATAGTCAcaaatgaatttatttttagatacactttctgcgcgaaacaaacaaagggccgccaatttgaaccaatcagaagacgccatgtcacgcgtgactgcttctgccatgtttttttccgtggacatgacaactgattttcgcgggaacgggtattctaagaATAGACTCATTCGTGACTGCGCTGGGGAGTCCACCCATCTCATACgcacactcttatctaattcactatTGATGTCGCTCATCAAACCGCGATAAGGaagtataaaataattaggatagtacgcgcactctcattggtcaatagctgtgttcaGATGAGTATGGAAACACaactgtgacatcacacgaattttgattggctatatgttgtcagacgcgcgttttgattggctggttggaaatgagcgtgtatcaagaaaatctgtttcaatcaagaatctTCCTTAATTTGGTTCCTTCATTGTCGAatcatttttgagaaatattttataaaggcaatagaggacttttttccgtgtttccatagcctcatctaaacacacgGGGAagctgggagaattctcgacagttacgCGAATTTTCCCAACTCCCCCCTCGTGTTTAAATGGAATATTAAAAAAGGTATTTCGCGGATGCCTATTTTAGAACATTAGCCTTGCTATTGCATGTGCTTTTCATGGTTCATAACAAGTGAATGTGACGTGTCCGCAGTGTGATCTACTTAATTTTtaagttcatatatgattcatttcatataccatttcatcattgatccATAGATGCTGCTTCAGGATTACCTATGgaataatagaccatattcgtattctcggtatttgactggaactagcttgcaatggaggctaatgcgggggaatcttttcaaatgcaaatactttttaatatattcccctccattgcaagctagttccagtccaatactgagaatacgaatatggtctattgcttCATTTTTTGACGGTTGTTCGATAGTGTTCTTCTGTCAAGATGGCAAACATACTTAAAGCACAAAGACGTTGAAAGCATTGTAGCTAGATTTCGTAGCAAAGAAATGCGGTTGGTTAAGAGACGGAATTTGGTTTATTGATCGGAGAGAGATAGCAGCTGAGCTTGTGCCTGGTTTTCACATGCACCAGCAAGCAACGCAAGCACGCCGAGCGAAAGATCTCCTTTCCATATGAAAACGGTCTCGAAGCAAGCATACTGACCGGCACAAAGATaacgatttttattttttcttttgcatgcATCTGTGTATACGTTAGCGGGATACCGTGTGAATAAAGAAGCActgcacaagcacaaggaaactTGCTACGTCTGGCCTAGTCTGATCAATTAAAGCAACCGTTCGATTTACTGCCGCCATATTTTTTGGTCGAGTCGAGAACAGAGCTTGTAAATAGTATGTTCATGCTTATGCTTAATTCAACAGTCGTTTTCATTTGGTACAAACTGCGCATACTTGCGTTTGGTCCTCCGTTGCTAGTGATAGCCTGAGCCAAGGCTTGACGCAACATAGCATCGCCAAACACGTAAAAATGACTGtgtatgttgccggtaaaatccgttctcaggtgaaatccgtctttacctatgttaaattggtgatcctcattttacctaagtAGCATACGCACTCATATGAATTAAAGAACCGTTTTTagaagcctaaattaagcctagagaaaaattagggttaggtttggatttgttttggttattatacatagatatcaattgacttattatacaaaagtaaataataaaaagaactgtgttgggttaaGCACGTTCGTCGCTGTAGTTCactggtgaagacacaggactacagATCTGGAGGGTGCGAGTTCGAGTAACGGTAAGTGATTAGTACAGTCTTCTGTTTCCTTACTAAGCATGTTGTGATGTTGAGCCTAAAGAGATAAGTGTAAGAATACAGAAACCGCcggataagatgatacgaaacagtAAGAAGATATGTTGAGATGGGTAAGGCAATGAGAGTTTGAGTGAAGGTATAGCGTTTTCAATGCTTTTGGGGGGTGgggagtgcatattcaacctaggtaaaaacggatttaaCCAGAGAACGGATTTAACCGACAACATGTACACCGTCCACATATACGGTATGTGTGACAATTTATTCTTGATGCTCCTAATTTTCACTAATATAGCTGACTATGAAAAAAGCACATGACGGGATAAAACTATATATGATATAACAAGGCCAACCAATAAACATTCAAAAAGGTCAAGCTTCTTTCCTATGCAATAGCTTGAGATCCTTCCACAAAAGTTCCAAATACCTTTTTATCCAGCCAATACAGGCCGCCGAATAGAGAGACAAGAGAAACGACACGCTTCTACTCGTCATAAAATGTTAAACCTCTAATTCTAGcttaacactttttctaatCGAGAGCTGTGGTTAACCGGCAAGAAATGTGCTAAAATACTATCTCATCGACCTAGAGCAAACAAGAAATTTCAATTTGACGGTTGCACTTTGCCACAAATGCGAGGCTTCAGATCACATCACTGGTCTCGTCAGCACTGGGGTGAGATGATTAGCTGCAGTGATCAAGGAACTGGGAACAATTTCAGCCAAAAAGCTTGGGAATCTTCCTTCCAGTTATGATAGAAAAAGTTCGCCAAGGGCTTCGTCATTTTCGTTAAGTCCACTATTCCCGGTTTCGCTGCGATTCACTCTGTTTACACTA includes these proteins:
- the LOC138047521 gene encoding protein starmaker-like isoform X2 is translated as MKAFFRCCCPCCLRGEPEEKTRVKVSYGSSGSPKQEPEETRALLKPEEKHDDAINENGDTVKEKEEQPSHQNQNDNEVGKEHNKENADKDDAEITNGGVNKDTNADGEKGERVAMKTVTTAATKTTKAGDESSKNLTRDMLEKTQNKSNSNEDEETEIVEFVDKNGRRVRRKIVKKVVTTTISTKKGSNKDSSKPETVTGGDNDGDKYSSVYKSTVVTKTTGGGEKGSVVERFTTSSDDKDPIMVVKRDRQINMPDWMEEGKSPGTKSQDNDGDKYSSVYKSTVVTKTTGGGENGSVVERFTTSSDDKDPIMVVKRDRQINMPDWMEEGKSPGTKSQDVSNSNIRIFLKYPGNDAKDKREQDEIANESKILPEVAKQDKPDIFLLDLENVVKEIEKEKSEVKKMDQEVKPVAPEPTSGSDDEDESEDEDEEGEYDEFEEELVIIEVNRKYRYPKGLEVPKSEPEKVGIPIEDLLNVPTMQLEQESAPDEKLVIEEKIVPVEFDIEYTPTTRLDFD
- the LOC138047521 gene encoding protein starmaker-like isoform X1, whose translation is MLSTCKNAFFRCCCPCCLRGEPEEKTRVKVSYGSSGSPKQEPEETRALLKPEEKHDDAINENGDTVKEKEEQPSHQNQNDNEVGKEHNKENADKDDAEITNGGVNKDTNADGEKGERVAMKTVTTAATKTTKAGDESSKNLTRDMLEKTQNKSNSNEDEETEIVEFVDKNGRRVRRKIVKKVVTTTISTKKGSNKDSSKPETVTGGDNDGDKYSSVYKSTVVTKTTGGGEKGSVVERFTTSSDDKDPIMVVKRDRQINMPDWMEEGKSPGTKSQDNDGDKYSSVYKSTVVTKTTGGGENGSVVERFTTSSDDKDPIMVVKRDRQINMPDWMEEGKSPGTKSQDVSNSNIRIFLKYPGNDAKDKREQDEIANESKILPEVAKQDKPDIFLLDLENVVKEIEKEKSEVKKMDQEVKPVAPEPTSGSDDEDESEDEDEEGEYDEFEEELVIIEVNRKYRYPKGLEVPKSEPEKVGIPIEDLLNVPTMQLEQESAPDEKLVIEEKIVPVEFDIEYTPTTRLDFD